A window of the Streptomyces sp. Ag109_O5-10 genome harbors these coding sequences:
- the chvE gene encoding multiple monosaccharide ABC transporter substrate-binding protein, with the protein MRTRRSALTLIAGAASLALTLSACGQSSEGGSKEGSGSAKGGTIGIAMPTKSSERWIADGKNVVKDLQSKGYKTKLVYGEDDPDTQVSQIENLITQGVKGLIIAAIDNKSLNNVLQEAADANIPVIAYDRLILGTKNVDYYASFDNEKVGVEQGSYIVHKLGLDSGKKGPFNIELFAGSNDDNNTKYFFNGAMSVLQPYIDKKQLVVKSGQTALNKVTTLRWDGATAQSRMEDILTSSYKSAKVDAVLSPYDGISIGIIAALKSDGYGSGSQPLPVITGQDAELASVKSIIAGEQTQTVYKDTRQLAKVAASMVDDVLNKKTPQVNDTKTYNNGTKVVPAYLLQPVSVDKSNYEDVLVKGGYYTDAELK; encoded by the coding sequence ATGCGCACTCGTAGAAGCGCCCTCACCCTCATAGCCGGGGCCGCCTCGCTCGCTCTGACGCTGTCCGCCTGTGGGCAGAGCAGTGAGGGCGGCAGCAAGGAGGGCAGCGGCAGTGCCAAGGGCGGCACGATCGGCATCGCGATGCCGACCAAGTCCTCCGAGCGTTGGATCGCGGACGGCAAGAACGTCGTCAAGGACCTGCAGTCCAAGGGCTACAAGACCAAGCTGGTCTACGGCGAGGACGACCCGGACACCCAGGTCTCCCAGATCGAGAACCTGATCACGCAGGGCGTCAAGGGCCTGATCATCGCGGCCATCGACAACAAGTCCCTGAACAACGTGCTCCAGGAGGCCGCGGACGCCAACATCCCGGTCATCGCCTACGACCGGCTGATCCTCGGCACGAAGAACGTCGACTACTACGCGTCCTTCGACAACGAGAAGGTCGGTGTCGAGCAGGGCAGCTACATCGTGCACAAGCTGGGCCTGGACAGCGGCAAGAAGGGCCCGTTCAACATCGAGCTGTTCGCCGGCTCCAACGACGACAACAACACCAAGTACTTCTTCAACGGCGCGATGAGCGTGCTCCAGCCGTACATCGACAAGAAGCAGCTGGTGGTCAAGTCCGGCCAGACCGCGCTGAACAAGGTCACCACCCTGCGCTGGGACGGTGCGACCGCGCAGTCCCGGATGGAGGACATCCTCACCTCCTCCTACAAGTCCGCCAAGGTCGACGCGGTGCTCTCGCCGTACGACGGCATCTCGATCGGCATCATCGCCGCGCTGAAGTCGGACGGCTACGGCTCCGGCAGCCAGCCGCTGCCGGTGATCACCGGGCAGGACGCCGAGCTGGCCTCGGTGAAGTCGATCATCGCGGGCGAGCAGACGCAGACCGTCTACAAGGACACCCGGCAGCTCGCCAAGGTCGCCGCGAGCATGGTCGACGACGTCCTGAACAAGAAGACCCCGCAGGTCAACGACACCAAGACGTACAACAACGGCACCAAGGTCGTGCCCGCCTACCTGCTGCAGCCGGTCAGCGTCGACAAGTCCAACTACGAGGATGTCCTCGTCAAGGGCGGCTACTACACCGACGCCGAGCTCAAGTGA
- a CDS encoding zinc-binding dehydrogenase has protein sequence MSASQVVVEAPGAHRVEEHTPREPGPGEALVAVHAVGICGSDREVYQGNRPEGYVRYPLTPGHEWSGTVRAVGAGVPASLVGRKVVGEGFRNCQVCDRCHAGETTLCTDGYEETGFTQPGAMAATLTLPARLLHALPDDADLTAAALLEPAACIAAAALKGNARPGERVAVVGTGTLGMFAVQFLRATSPGELLVVGTRNDREALSRSFGATDFRTRDQELPDDFDVVIETAGSASAARTAASLLRRGGRLVLTGIPAAGAEGLDPTDLVVRQLEVHTVFGAPPDAWSHTVRVFAAGLLDPLPLVTHELPLTEFPHAIELVGAGDPKVGKVLLRP, from the coding sequence GTGAGCGCGTCGCAGGTCGTCGTCGAGGCGCCGGGCGCCCACCGGGTCGAGGAGCACACGCCCCGCGAGCCGGGTCCCGGCGAGGCGCTGGTCGCCGTCCACGCGGTCGGGATTTGCGGAAGCGACCGCGAGGTGTACCAGGGGAACCGGCCCGAGGGGTACGTCCGGTACCCGTTGACGCCGGGTCACGAGTGGTCGGGAACGGTACGGGCGGTCGGTGCCGGGGTCCCCGCCTCGCTGGTCGGGCGCAAGGTGGTCGGCGAGGGGTTCCGGAACTGCCAGGTGTGCGACCGCTGTCACGCCGGGGAGACCACCCTGTGCACCGACGGCTACGAGGAGACCGGCTTCACCCAGCCGGGCGCCATGGCCGCCACCCTCACCCTCCCGGCCCGCCTGCTGCACGCCCTCCCGGACGACGCCGACCTCACCGCCGCCGCCCTCCTGGAGCCGGCCGCCTGCATCGCGGCCGCCGCGCTGAAGGGCAACGCCCGGCCGGGCGAGCGGGTCGCGGTGGTCGGCACCGGCACGCTCGGGATGTTCGCCGTGCAGTTCCTGCGCGCGACCTCACCGGGCGAACTGCTGGTCGTGGGGACCAGGAACGACCGGGAGGCGCTCTCCCGGTCGTTCGGGGCCACCGACTTCCGTACCAGGGACCAGGAACTGCCCGACGACTTCGACGTCGTCATCGAGACCGCCGGGTCCGCGTCCGCCGCGCGCACCGCCGCCTCCCTGCTCAGGCGCGGCGGACGCCTGGTCCTGACCGGCATCCCGGCCGCCGGTGCCGAGGGCCTGGACCCTACCGACCTCGTGGTACGGCAACTGGAGGTGCACACCGTCTTCGGGGCGCCGCCGGACGCCTGGTCGCACACGGTCCGGGTCTTCGCGGCCGGTCTCCTCGACCCGTTGCCGCTGGTCACGCACGAGCTGCCGCTGACCGAGTTCCCGCACGCCATCGAGCTGGTGGGGGCCGGTGATCCGAAGGTGGGCAAGGTGCTGCTCCGCCCCTAG
- a CDS encoding mandelate racemase/muconate lactonizing enzyme family protein, with protein MRITGISTHVVGTPWRNLTYVQVHTDEGITGVGETRMLGHTDALIGYLREAEANHILGSDPFALEDLVRRMKYGDYGRAGEIVMSGIAVVEMACWDIKGKALGVPVWQLLGGKVTDRVKAYANGWYTTERTPEAYHKAAQGVMERGYRALKIDPFGTGHYELDHEQTLYAVSLIEAVRDAIGPDAELMLEMHGRFSPSTAVRLVRELAPYKPAWLEEPVPPENLKALEKVAAKVDIPVATGERIHDRIEFRELFESQAVDIIQPDVGHIGGIWETRKLAATAETHYVLVAPHNVGGSVLTAASLQVGFTSPNFKILEHFNDFADAEIKKVVRGAPEVVDGYFQLSDAPGLGVEFDADAAAEFPQQQARFDLWAEGWEQRKPKGTK; from the coding sequence GTGCGCATCACCGGAATCAGCACACACGTGGTCGGGACGCCGTGGCGCAACCTGACGTACGTCCAGGTGCACACCGACGAAGGGATCACCGGAGTCGGCGAGACCCGGATGCTCGGTCACACCGACGCGCTGATCGGCTACCTGCGAGAGGCCGAGGCCAACCACATTCTCGGTTCGGACCCGTTCGCGCTGGAAGACCTGGTACGCCGGATGAAGTACGGCGACTACGGCCGGGCGGGCGAGATCGTCATGTCCGGTATCGCGGTCGTCGAGATGGCGTGCTGGGACATCAAGGGCAAGGCGCTGGGCGTCCCCGTGTGGCAGCTGCTCGGCGGGAAGGTGACCGACAGGGTCAAGGCGTACGCCAACGGCTGGTACACGACCGAACGGACGCCGGAGGCCTACCACAAGGCCGCCCAGGGGGTCATGGAGCGCGGGTACAGGGCGCTGAAGATCGACCCGTTCGGCACCGGGCACTACGAGCTGGACCACGAGCAGACCCTGTACGCCGTGTCGCTCATCGAGGCCGTACGCGACGCCATCGGACCGGACGCCGAGCTGATGCTGGAGATGCACGGCCGGTTCTCCCCCTCCACCGCGGTACGCCTGGTGCGCGAGCTCGCGCCCTACAAGCCGGCCTGGCTGGAGGAACCCGTGCCGCCGGAGAACCTGAAGGCGCTGGAGAAGGTCGCCGCCAAGGTGGACATCCCGGTCGCCACCGGGGAGCGCATCCACGACCGCATCGAGTTCCGCGAGCTCTTCGAGAGCCAGGCCGTGGACATCATCCAGCCGGACGTCGGCCACATCGGTGGAATCTGGGAGACCCGGAAGCTCGCCGCCACCGCCGAGACGCACTACGTGCTGGTCGCCCCGCACAACGTCGGCGGCTCGGTGCTCACCGCCGCCTCCCTCCAGGTCGGGTTCACCTCCCCGAACTTCAAGATCCTGGAGCACTTCAACGACTTCGCCGACGCCGAGATCAAGAAGGTCGTCAGGGGGGCACCGGAGGTCGTGGACGGCTACTTCCAGCTGTCCGACGCGCCGGGGCTCGGCGTCGAGTTCGACGCCGACGCGGCCGCCGAGTTCCCGCAGCAGCAGGCCCGGTTCGACCTGTGGGCCGAGGGCTGGGAGCAGCGCAAGCCGAAGGGCACGAAGTGA
- a CDS encoding MarR family winged helix-turn-helix transcriptional regulator translates to MSSTRSTPAQTRRPDALTLEVVELIGDVVARFYADYEEAAGEHALTGAQARLLSLLSLEPLPMRRLAQKLKCEPSNVTGIVDRLEARGLVERRPDPADRRVKLAAATDEGRRVARDLREGLRFAREPLAGLSDEERLSLRDLLRRMLDA, encoded by the coding sequence ATGTCGTCCACACGGTCCACCCCCGCGCAGACCCGCCGCCCCGACGCCCTGACCCTGGAGGTCGTGGAGCTCATCGGGGACGTGGTGGCCCGTTTCTACGCGGATTACGAGGAGGCGGCGGGCGAGCACGCGCTCACCGGGGCGCAGGCACGCCTGCTCAGCCTGCTGTCGCTGGAGCCGCTGCCGATGCGGAGGCTGGCGCAGAAGCTGAAGTGCGAGCCGTCGAACGTCACCGGGATCGTGGACCGGCTCGAGGCGCGCGGGCTCGTGGAGCGGCGGCCCGACCCGGCCGACCGCCGGGTGAAGCTGGCCGCGGCGACGGACGAGGGGCGCCGGGTCGCCCGAGACCTGCGCGAGGGGCTGCGCTTCGCGCGGGAGCCGCTGGCGGGGCTTTCGGACGAGGAGCGGCTGTCGTTGCGGGACCTGCTGCGGAGGATGCTCGACGCGTGA
- a CDS encoding NADP-dependent oxidoreductase: protein MINREWHLLSRPVGWPKPEDFALVEAEVPTPGEGQVLVRNKYLSVDPYMRGRMSAAKSYAAPFELGKVMQGGAVGEVVESNAEGIAAGDHVLHFFGWREYAVMDAKNAVKVDAAAAPLSTYLGVLGMTGLTAYAGLLRTASFKEGDSVFVSGAAGAVGSQVGQIAKLKGASRVIGSAGSDEKVKLLVEEYGFDAAFNYKNGPVADQLRAAAPDGVDVYFDNVGGDHLEAAIGLLNRDGRIAVCGMISVYNNTEPAPGPKNLARLIQTRGRIEGFLVGDHYDLQPQFVAEVGPWVASGQLKYRETVVEGIENNLEAFLGVLRGDNTGKMIVKL from the coding sequence ATGATCAACCGCGAGTGGCACCTGCTGAGCCGTCCCGTCGGCTGGCCGAAGCCGGAGGACTTCGCCCTGGTCGAGGCGGAGGTCCCCACGCCGGGCGAGGGGCAGGTGCTCGTGCGGAACAAGTACCTCTCCGTCGACCCGTACATGCGCGGCCGAATGAGTGCCGCCAAGTCCTACGCGGCCCCCTTCGAGCTGGGCAAGGTCATGCAGGGCGGCGCGGTCGGCGAGGTCGTCGAGTCGAACGCCGAGGGCATCGCGGCCGGCGACCACGTCCTGCACTTCTTCGGCTGGCGCGAGTACGCGGTCATGGACGCCAAGAACGCCGTCAAGGTCGACGCCGCGGCGGCCCCGCTCTCGACGTACCTCGGCGTCCTCGGCATGACCGGCCTCACCGCCTACGCGGGCCTGCTGCGCACCGCCTCCTTCAAGGAGGGCGACTCGGTCTTCGTCTCCGGCGCGGCCGGCGCGGTCGGCAGCCAGGTCGGCCAGATCGCCAAGCTCAAGGGCGCCTCGCGGGTGATCGGCTCGGCCGGCTCCGACGAGAAGGTCAAGCTGCTGGTCGAGGAGTACGGCTTCGACGCGGCCTTCAACTACAAGAACGGCCCGGTCGCCGATCAGCTGCGCGCCGCCGCGCCCGACGGGGTGGACGTCTACTTCGACAACGTCGGCGGCGACCACCTGGAGGCGGCCATCGGCCTGCTCAACCGCGACGGCCGGATCGCGGTCTGCGGCATGATCTCCGTCTACAACAACACCGAGCCCGCCCCCGGCCCGAAGAACCTCGCCCGCCTCATCCAGACCCGCGGCCGGATCGAGGGCTTCCTGGTCGGCGACCACTACGACCTGCAGCCGCAGTTCGTCGCCGAGGTCGGTCCGTGGGTGGCCTCCGGACAGCTGAAGTACCGCGAGACGGTCGTCGAGGGCATCGAGAACAACCTGGAGGCGTTCCTCGGCGTCCTGCGCGGCGACAACACCGGAAAGATGATCGTCAAGCTGTAG